The Xiphophorus couchianus chromosome 14, X_couchianus-1.0, whole genome shotgun sequence genome includes a region encoding these proteins:
- the LOC114157871 gene encoding mucin-5AC-like, with the protein AAPTTTTIPSTTTAAPTTTTAAPTTTTAAPTTTIPSTTTAAPTTTTKALTTTTVAPTTTTVTPTTTTAAPTTTVAPTITVSPTTTTAAPTTTTEALTTNTVAPTTTTETPTTTTAAPTTTTAAATTTVAPTTTTAAPTTAKVAPTTTTTAAATTTTAAPTTTTEALTTTTVAPTTTSETPTTTTAAPTRTTVAPTTTTVAPTTTTVTPTTTTAAPTTTTEALTTNTVAPTTTTETPTTTTAAPTTTTAAATTTVAPTTTTAAPTTTTVAPTTTTTAAATTTTAAPTTTTEALTTTTVAPTTTTETPTTTTAAPTRTTIPSTTTAAPTTTTAAPTTTTEALTTTTVAPTTTTETPTTTVAP; encoded by the exons gcagctccaaccacaacaacgattccttcaaccacaacagctgcaccaaccacaaccacagcagctccaaccacaaccacagctgctccaaccacaacaattccttcgaccacaacagctgcaccaaccacaacaacaaaagctctaaccacaactacagtagctccaaccacaacaacagtgacaccaaccacaacaacagcagctccaaccacaacagttgctccaaccataACAgtttctccaaccacaaccacagcagctccaaccacaacaacagaagctctaaccacaaacacagttgctccaaccacaacaacggagacaccaaccacaacaacagcagctccaaccacaaccacagcggctgcaaccacaacagttgctccaaccacaaccacagcagctccgaccaCAGCAAAAgttgcaccaaccacaacaacaacagctgcagcaaccacaaccacagctgctccaaccacaacaacagaagctctaaccacaactacagtagctccaaccacaacatcggagacaccaaccacaacaacagcagctccaaccaga acaacagttgctccaaccacaacaactgtagctccgacgacaacaacagttactccaaccacaaccacagcagctccaaccacaacaacagaagctctaaccacaaacacagttgctccaaccacaacaacggagacaccaaccacaacaacagcagctccaaccacaaccacagcggctgcaaccacaacagttgctccaaccacaaccacagcagctccgaccacaacTACAgttgcaccaaccacaacaacaacagctgcagcaaccacaaccacagctgctccaaccacaacaacagaagctctaaccacaactacagtagctccaaccacaacaacagagacaccaaccacaacaacagcagctccaaccagaacaacaattccttcaaccacaacagctgcaccaaccacaaccacagctgctccaaccacaacaacagaagctctaaccacaactacagtagctccaaccacaacaacagagacaccaaccacaacagttgctcca